Within the Vigna angularis cultivar LongXiaoDou No.4 chromosome 10, ASM1680809v1, whole genome shotgun sequence genome, the region ataaTTCGTTTTGATAACACTAACTTCATACTTATAAACTTTGCAAGTTATATAAagtttagaaaatgaaaaattatagaCTTTGCAAGTTATGATAAAGTgtagaaaatggaaaataataGACCTGACCTGACGATTCTATGAACGGCGCCTTTAGGATGCGTGcccctttttatttattgtttgctATACTAATATTATAGTTTAGTTGGAGCACAATTCTGAattcgatatatatatatatatatatatatatatatatatatatatatatatatatatatatattgaataacaTTTACGTTattgaaacaaattaaaatgaaatatgtttCTTCcagtaatatataaatatacaaataacaGACATTTtgtgttgtaaaaaaaataatttgttagttaaaatagaataagatttaaatttttaaaaattaattttgtggatatgataaaagaaaacaaagctttttttatttttatttttaagaaagagAATGAAGCTTTAATCACAAGGACTTTTGGCTCTTTTGTACTTGGCGTGCTGTGAATGGCgaaaaatgattgaaaattttgattttgatttatttgCTTTGAGGTTGATAATAAAAGAGAATTGGGAGGTAGCATTCTTTTGGAGTCACTGTCACGTGGCTTTTGGATTTGCGACCCCACACCTCAACACAATCTGTGTAACCGTGTTCCTGACCCCATTGAAGCCTAGCCTATGCAGACAccacacacaaaaacacaccCTCAATTCAAACATGTTATActagattgaaaattcattaatgTTTATTGTCTTCTACTCACAAAAAGAAAACGCGTTCAGGAGGAAGAAGAGAACATGGGTACTGTTCAAACAAGGCAAGGAAAAGGTATTTGAAGTTTGAGGTCTGAGGTTTGAGGGAGGAccctttccttcttctttctcgTAGTGGTGCTTTGGGTGCTCCACTACGTCAACAAAATCTGACAACAACAGAATCTTCATAGATTGTGGGGAACAAAAGTACCATAGATAACCATAttgttgaaaattaaagaaggaATATTGAGTGTTTTTATTGAGCCAGAAATGTGATGCAGAGATTGGCACTGTTATGTGATCTGGGTTTTCTGCTGTCATGAGATTTTGAGGTGTGACACCTGAGGCATTGGTTTCTTGGTTGGTAAAGTTTGGTGATTATTGCAGTATAACTATCTTCATCCAAAGTTTTCATCTTTGCTTGAGGTCTAAGAATTTCGGTTGTTATTATGGGATCTGAAGTTTAGAGCTTTGCTTTGAGCTGAGATTGACACGTGATATGTCGGCAGCGTCGCCGTCAGCGGCGGCATCTCCACCACCACAAACACCACCCTCCTCCAACACTAGTCCCTCACCGTCCAACGCCACCACTCCTCCGCTGCAACAaaccccttcttccacttctccGCCACAACAAGCAGAATCTCCGCCTCCGCTAACCCCATCTCCGGCGGCTCCGCCGCCTGCTCCGCCGTCACCACCACCTAGTTCTTCACCTCCCCCAGTGTCTGGAACACCTCCTCCATCAGTCACTCCATCATCACCACCTCCATCTTCGCCGCAGCCATCTCCTCCATCAGTCACTCCATCATCACCACCTCCATCTTCGCCGCAGCCATCTCCTCCACCGCCACCCCCTCAATCAGTCCCTCCATCATCATCACCGCCATCTTCACCGCAGCCATCTCCTCCACCGCCGCCTGCTCCTGATGCACCGGCACCGGTGCCACCGAGCTCTCCAccgccaccaccaccatcaGCACCAGTGCCATCAAGAAGCCCTCCGCCACCGCCACCACCATCAAACCCTCCTAATAGCTCATCTCCACTACCACCGCCACAACCCTCACCATCAGCTCCCCCACCTAACAACATCCAAACACCGCCGCCGCACCGAAATTCACCATCTCCTCCGGCTTCACCGCCCCCTAGAAACTCAACTAGGTCATCACCGCCCCCTCCGGCAGCGAGGTCATCGCCGCCTCCAGCACCTGAGCCATCCAACCCACCTTCTAGGAGTAGTCCTCCTCCCACACCAAGTTCCTCCCTAGCTCCCCCTTCAAATTCTACGCCAAGTTCATCACCACCTTTAGTTACTCAATTGGCCCCGCCACCGCCATCCCCGTCAAAAGTTTCATCGCCCCCATCCCCTACTCCGAACCCGACAGCAGAGGCAGGCTCTCCTGGAGGTAGTATCAGCACTGTTGGTGTAGTGGCTATTGGTGTGGTAGCTGGATTTCTGCTTCTTGGCTTCATTGGTGTTCTTATATGGTGCATGAGAAGGCAAAAGAGAAAGACTCCTGTGAATGGTGGTTATGTCATGCCATCCACTCTTGCCTCCTCTCCTGAATCAGGTAAAAATTCGCATCTTTTTTCCGCAGAGAATTTCTGAAAAAGTTTagcatttaatttaattcaagtttgTGACTTTGTGCAGATTCATCGTTTTTTAAGACACACTCTTCAGCTCCTCTTGTGCAAAGTGGCTCTGGCAGTGATGTTGTGTACACACCATCTGATCCTGGTGGACTAGGCCACTCAAGGTCATGGTTTTCATATGAAGAACTGATGAAGGCCACAAATGGTTTCTCAAGTCAAAATCTTTTGGGTGAGGGAGGATTTGGTTGTGTGTATAAAGGGCACCTTCCTGATGGAAGAGAGATAGCAGTGAAACAACTGAAGATTGGTGGAGGTCAGGGAGAGAGAGAATTCAAAGCTGAAGTGGAAATTATCAGTCGTATACATCATCGCCATTTGGTTTCTTTAGTGGGATACTGCATTGAAGACAGCAGAAGACTACTTGTCTATGACTACGTTCCTAACAATAACCTTTACTTCCATCTACATGGTAAAATCCATCTCAGTGATGAAGGGATGATTCAGTTCAGTTTGATTATCTTTGATTGTTGACTGAAATTGTAATCTTCAGGGGAAAACCAGCCTGTGCTAGAATGGACAAACCGTGTCAAAATTGCAGCTGGTGCAGCCCGTGGACTAGCTTATCTCCATGAAGACTGTAATTATCAAtccttattttgtttttccctgTCTTGAATTGCACGCAAACTCCTAAAATCAGTcaaatatagatatttttttgtGGCATGGATCAATTTTAGAACTCAATGGCATCAACTGACATGTAGCTGATTCATCTAATGCTTAGAGATgttgtattattattaatcCTGTTGAATGCCATGAACATTTCAGGCAACCCTCGGATCATTCACAGGGATATCAAGTCGTCAAACATTCTTTTAGATTTCAATTATGAAGCTAAGGTATCTGTCATTCTACATATTCAAAGTTTGATAGCTTGTTCTATTTGTATCAATCCAAATCTTATACTCTAGTTTTTAATGTCAGGTCTCAGATTTTGGGCTAGCCAAATTAGCTCTTGATGCAAATACGCATATTACCACGCGTGTCATGGGAACTTTTGGGTGAGCATTCATTGATATGTCTCCaaacttctcttttctttttaaccGTTTCATTTTCCATTCAGACTATTAAGAGCAAAATGCTGTATTAACATTGATTTCCACCCTCATGTAAGGTATGTTGCCCCTGAATATGCTTCAAGTGGTAAATTGACTGAGAAGTCTGATGTATATTCTTTTGGAGTCGTGCTTTTGGAGCTAATTACCGGCCGGAAGCCGGTAGATGTATCCCAACCTTTGGGAGATGAAAGCCTGGTTGAATGGGTACATAAAGATGCTTCTTTTTCTAGTATTGCTTTGCTATAATTTTGTGAATCTTGAGAGAGAAGCCTAATATCAGTGTCTATTAAAACATATGTTTGGGGTTAAAGTCTATTTCTTGATTTTGCTTTTCTTCCCTTTGGAAATTGCATCACTTATCATAGTTACTGAAGTATGATAAGGATGACAAAATGCTTACTGTTTGCAAAACTTGTAGAACAGCCATGGTTTCAATCAAGCTAAAAGAATGGAATGTATTGGTTTCAAGTTTAGCATGCATAATGTAGTTCACAGTTTTGTATCTGAAACTTTCATGGCCCTtcataattcaattaaattatgaCTTGTTTTCCCTTGAATCTAGctgaagaaagatgaagaacTAATGTCACTAGAAATTGCAGTTCTACCTGTGAAAAAGAACATTTCGGTTGACATGGTCGAAGTGTGTTTGTGTCAATAGTTGCATGCATGAACGAAAGCATAACATTATACAGTTTAATAGCCAGAAACTGTCTAAACTTGTGAAATCCAAACATATTGATACCACTGTATTTTTCAGGCTCGGCCTTTACTAAGTCATTCAATTGATACTGAGGAATTCAGTAGTTTGGCAGATCCAAGGCTAGAAAAGAATTACATTGAGAGTGAATTGTATTGCATGATTGAGGTTGCTGCAGCGTGTGTGCGGCATTCAGCTTCAAAGAGACCTCGCATGGGACAGGTAGACATTAGATGTTGGAAAAACTGCAAAATGTTGTTTTGGATTATACCAACAAGCAAATGCACAAACTACTGACATGGTTTTCCTGAATTGTTATGTTTCATAGGTTGTTAGAGCTTTTGATAGCTTAGGAGGTTCTGATCTAACTAATGGAATGAAACTTGGGGAAAGTGAGGTGTTTGACTCTGCACAACAATCTGAAGAAATAAGATTATTTCGGAGAATGGCATTTGGTAGTCAAAATTATAGCACAGATTTCTTTAGCCGTGCTAGTTTGAATCCATGAGAGGGCACTGTGTACATAATGGAAGAGCTTATTTCAAAGATCTTGTGAAGCTAAGCCAATGGCTGGCTCTGGTTGAGTTTTTGTTGCTTGCAGATATGGCCAAGGTGCTTGCATTCTTGCTTTTGATTCTGAAATTGACACCATCATTCTTCTACCTGaatttcatcattcttttcattagcTGGTTCTTTTGGCAgcaattttggttttgtaagTATAATTTGTAAAAAGTTACCTTCTGCAACACTCACCATTACAATGATTAACATATTAGTTGATTTGTTATGTAATGATAGAATAGATGTGTGACTATCTTTTTCGTGTGAGACTGAAAGGTGGGAGGGAATGGACTTTGTTGTGACAtgtttttttgttcaatttgtataattaaaaatagtaaataattttaataaaaaaattacaaagagttaTTGGTAGTGGATTTTGACTCGGTCA harbors:
- the LOC108335864 gene encoding proline-rich receptor-like protein kinase PERK9 gives rise to the protein MSAASPSAAASPPPQTPPSSNTSPSPSNATTPPLQQTPSSTSPPQQAESPPPLTPSPAAPPPAPPSPPPSSSPPPVSGTPPPSVTPSSPPPSSPQPSPPSVTPSSPPPSSPQPSPPPPPPQSVPPSSSPPSSPQPSPPPPPAPDAPAPVPPSSPPPPPPSAPVPSRSPPPPPPPSNPPNSSSPLPPPQPSPSAPPPNNIQTPPPHRNSPSPPASPPPRNSTRSSPPPPAARSSPPPAPEPSNPPSRSSPPPTPSSSLAPPSNSTPSSSPPLVTQLAPPPPSPSKVSSPPSPTPNPTAEAGSPGGSISTVGVVAIGVVAGFLLLGFIGVLIWCMRRQKRKTPVNGGYVMPSTLASSPESDSSFFKTHSSAPLVQSGSGSDVVYTPSDPGGLGHSRSWFSYEELMKATNGFSSQNLLGEGGFGCVYKGHLPDGREIAVKQLKIGGGQGEREFKAEVEIISRIHHRHLVSLVGYCIEDSRRLLVYDYVPNNNLYFHLHGENQPVLEWTNRVKIAAGAARGLAYLHEDCNPRIIHRDIKSSNILLDFNYEAKVSDFGLAKLALDANTHITTRVMGTFGYVAPEYASSGKLTEKSDVYSFGVVLLELITGRKPVDVSQPLGDESLVEWARPLLSHSIDTEEFSSLADPRLEKNYIESELYCMIEVAAACVRHSASKRPRMGQVVRAFDSLGGSDLTNGMKLGESEVFDSAQQSEEIRLFRRMAFGSQNYSTDFFSRASLNP